A stretch of DNA from Chloroflexota bacterium:
CCTACCGCGCCATCGCCGAGAAGGCGTCGGCCCCCTGGCGGCTCGGGCTGAGCGCCACGCCCGAGCGCGCGGATGGCGGCCACGACGACCTGGCCCGGCTGATCGGTCCGGAGGTGTACCGACGGCGGCCAGCCGATCTTGCAGAAGAGGGGCACATCGCCCGCTACCGCGAGAACCGGATCTACGTCGATCTGACCCCCGAGGAGCGCGCCCGCTACGACCTGCTCTCAGCCGAGTGGCGCTGGTATCTCTCGAGCAGGCGCAGCTCGCTCGGGCGCGGCGGCCTGTTCGAGCAGTTGATCCGGCAGAGCACGCACGACCCGGCCGCGCGCCGGGCGCTCCAGGCGCAGCGGCAGGCCCGCGGCATCGCGCTCAACGCCCAGAGCAAGATCGACAAGGTGGCCGAATTGCTGGCGAAGCATCGGAACGAGCCGGCCATCGTCTTCGCGGAGCACGTGGCGACGGTCGAGGCGATCGGGCGGCGGCTGGCGCTCCCGACGATCACCTATCGGACCCCGCCCGACGAGCGCCGGCTGGTGCTGGAGCGTTTCCGCTCGGGGGCGTACACCAAGCTGGCGGCCGGCCGCGTCCTCAACGAGGGGGTGGACGTGCCAGACGCGCGGGTCGCCATCGTCGTCAGCGGGAGCGCCGCGACCCGCGAGTACATCCAGCGGCTCGGGCGGGTGCTGCGGCCGAAGCCCGGCGAAGCGCTCCTGTACGAGTTGATCAGCCGCCGCACGACGGAGGGGAAGGCGGCGTACCGCCGGCGAGCCGGCAGCGGAACGTAGACCCGCACCCGCACCCCACGACCCACGACCCACGACCCACGACCCACGACCCACGACCCACGACCCACGACCCACGGAGCCATCATGCCTCTCTCGGCCAAAGACGTCCGGTTCACCGCGCGGCGAGCTGGCGACGGCGATCCACAGATCTACCCCCGCCTGATGAAGGATCGGGCGATCCTTGCCAACATCGACGTGGCCCTCCAGTATTTCGAGACGATGGTGGGCGAGCAGCGGCGCGCGCTCGATCCGGAAGCGCTGGTCCACTTCTTCGGCGACTACAAGGTGGCGCGCGGGATGGTTGCCAGCATCGGGCGAACCTATCGGTACCGGACGCCGCTGCTGGAGGAGGTCGTCTCGCGGACGGCCTGGAGCAAGCTCCAGCGGGCCGGCGTGCTGGGGCCGGGGGCGCTGCGGGTGCTCCTCTGGGACGCCGCCAACGAGGACCGTGCGGGGTTCCTGGACGGCGTCCGACGACAACAGGTCTTCTCGCAGATGGAGGGCCGATTCGGGCTGCGGCCGGGCCAGCTCGATCGACTGGCGGCGCTCGACGCGCCCGAGCACGCCATCCTGACCCGCCTCGGCCAGCGTCCGCGCCCGGCCGACGTCCTGGCCGAATACCGTCGGTCGGCGGTGGCGGCCCTGCTGATCCACAGCGAGCGCGTCGAGCTGACGCTGGCGCGGCCCGGGGCCGGCAGCCTGGATCGACTGCGCGCCCTGGCGGAGATCGACCGGGTCGAGGTCGATCTGGTGGCGGAGAGCGGCGGGGGGCGGATCGCCATGCGCGGTCAGCCGGACGCGTTCGGGTCGTTGGCGCGGCAGGGGCGGCGGGTCGCCCGCTTCGTGGCGCGTCTGCTGGACCGCTGCGGCGCACAGGTCGAGGATGGCTCAGCCACGGTGCTGATCCGTGGCCGGCGCGGACGCCTGAAGCTGAGCGGTGAGACGCTGGCGGCCCTGACGCCCCACCCCGAGCGAGAACCGTGGGTCGGTGACGGCTGGGACGCGCCGCGGGGTTGGGACGACGCGGCCATCTGGGAAGGTATCGGCCCGGGGCAGGCGTCCGAGCCGGGCTGGGCCGTGCGGCGGGAGCCAGAGCCGCGCGCCTGGGAAGGCGGCGTCGTGTCGCCCGACCTGCTGGTGCGTCCGGTGGGCCAGGATACGGGCAGCGGCATCCTGGTCTGCCTCCTGCGGACGGCCGCTCAGGCAGCGCGGCTGGCGGCGCTCCTGCCCGGGTTGCGCGGCGGCGAGCCGCTGCTGTTTGCCGGCCCCGGCGAACTGGTCGAACCGCTGCGGGAGGCGGGCGGCTGGACCGTTGAGCTGGACGCGCCGTCGCTCGCGCCCATCGTGGCGGTGGTGGCGAGGCGGGCGCTGGCCGAGGGACCGCTGACGCCGCTCGGGCAGCCAGCCGCGACCACCGAGCGCCGTCGGCGACGGGTGGCCTGAACCCGGGTGGCCTGCACCAACGCGACGGTGGAATCTCCAGGCCACGGCTCCGAGGCGACCTCACCCCCGAACCCCTCTCCGGCACGGAGAGGGGTTCGGGGATGAGGTCGTTCAGGCGATGGCAGCCCGCGGTTCTCAGGTTGGACCGGGTTCAGTTGCCCCAGGTGATCTCGAGCGTCGGGCGGCCGGCGCTGTTCCAGTCGCCCGTGTTGGATGTCACGAAGTACTTCCCCGAGTGGTACGGTTCGTCGGGCGAGTAGAGCACCAGGGCGAGCGGCGACCCCGACGCATAGGCCGATGCGACCGCCGCACTGACGTCCCAGGTTCGCTCGACGCCGGGCCAGACGATGGTGTCCTTGAAGACCGGGACGACGGCCCGCGAGACGTTCTCACGCGCGAGCGGGGCCGTGTTCCAGGTGAGCGTTGACTCGCTCCACCCCTGGTCCGTCGTCGAGACCTCGATCACCGAGGGGTAGAGGGTGTCGGATGTCGATCCGGACCCGCCAAACTGGTGCAGGACGAGCCGAGCCGAGACAATGCGCTTACCGGCGGGCACCGACCCGAGCGGGAACGTCACATAGTACTTCGAGAAGCAGGGCCAGTCGCCGATATCTGACTGGTTCTGCACATTCATGTCGGTGCGGCCGGCGTAGTTGAAGCTCCCCCACTGGTCGAAGTAGACCGGGTCCGCGGCGCCGCCACAATCGGCGCCGCCGCCAACTGCCACATCGGGGACGGAGGGGCCGCCGGTCGTCTGGCGGATCGAGACGGTGCCGGCCGCCGTCGTCGGCGCGGTGTAGGTCGGCAGGCCGAAGCGCGCCTCGCCGGACCAGGACGCCTGCGAGCGCTGCGCGCCGGCGTCATCATCACGGTCGAAGGTCGTGACCACGAGCGGCCAGACCGTGCCATCGGCGGGCGCTGAGATCCCGAGGCTTGAGAAGGGGATCTGGAAGGTGGCAACCCAGCCACGGTCGTCCACCGTGCTGCTGAACGCGCCGTTGGGCGCATTGCCACGCCAGCCAGCCGTCGTCGTGAACGGGACGGCCGGGCTGGAGCGCTGATAGTTCGTCCGCGCCTCGAACCAGCTGAGCTCGGAGACGAACCGGTAGGTGCCGGTCGGCGCGGTAATCGTCACGCCGACCGAGTCGTACTCCTCGAGGCGGCTGGTCTGGCCAGACGGATCGTAGCGCAGATGCATGTCCATGACGTTGGCCTGGACCCAGAGATCCGTCGAGGAGTAGCTGATTCGCACGTCGGTGTAGTTCTCGGACGGGGTCACCCGGCCGTACCAGAACACGGCGGCTTGCCCCGGCACGAACGATCCGCTGAAGCGCGGCACGTTGATGCGTCGGCCGCTCGAGGGCACCGACGTGGGCGTGACGGTGGCGCTGGGCACCGGCGTGCTCGTCAGCGTCACCGCAGGTGTGCGAGTGACGGTCGGTGTGAGCGTGGGGGTGGAGGTGGGGCCGGGCGCAGTTCCCACGATGAACGCGTCCACGCCCACGAAGTACGCGGTCGACGCCGTCTGCTTGGCGCGGCTGAGCACAATCCGAATCGTGTGTGAACCGGAGGCGACGTTGTAGGTCACGGTCTTCTGCGACTGGGCCGTGCCGTACTGGTCGAGCGTCCCCACCACCGCGCCGTCGATGCTGATCTGGGCCTGCCCACGGTTGGTGTCCTGGCGGTAAACCAGGGTCACCGAGGTGCCGGTGAACGTGAAGGCTGCCGCGTCCCCGGCGAACTCGCCGACGCGCTCCGAGCCGCCGATGGCCGCCGTGTCGTTCTGGGTCGGCCACCAGCCCGTGAATGTGATCTGGGCGCTGGTGCTGTCAACGGTCGTACCCGGTCCTGACGTCGCGGTCGGCGCCGCGGTATTGGTGGGGAGCGGTGTGCGCGTCGGCGTGCGGGTGGCCGTGGCCGTGGCCGCCGGGGGCGACGTCGGCGTGCGGGTGGCCGTGGCTGCCGGGGGCGACGTCGGCGTGCGGGTGGCCGTGGCCGTGGCTGCCGGGGGCGACGTCGGCGTGCGGGTGGCCGTCGCGGTGGCTGTGGCTGCAACTCCGCCACCGACCACGAAGGCATCGACGCCGACGAAGTACGCCGTCGATGCTGTTTGCTTCGCACGCTGCACCACCACGCGCACGGTGTGCGTGCCGGAGGCGACGTTGTAGGTCACGGTCTTCTGCGACTGGGCCGTGCCATACTGGTCGAGCGTCCCCACCACCGCGCCGTCGATGCTGATCTGGGCCTGCCCACGGTTGGTGTCCTGGCGGTAAACCAGGGTGATCGAGGTGCCGGTGAACGTGAAGGCTGCCGCGTCCCCGCCAAACTCGCCGACGCGCTCGGAGCCGCCGATGACCGTGGCATTGGTCTGGGTCGGCCACCAGCCCGTGAACGTGATCTGGGCGCTGGTGCTGTCAACGGTCGTGCCAGAGATGGGAGTCGGGGTTGCCGTGGCGCCAACCTGGCGGACCTCCTCGATCCTGGTGGGTGCGCCAGTGGCGGCGGACGCCGAATGCTCCGGACGACCGAACGCCAGGACGAAAATAGCGCCAAATATCAGCAGCGCGAATGCACGTCGATAGCTACGAGCCTGACTCAATTGCGCCACCATCGTCCTCCGGGGGACTTGAGCACAAGCCAGAACGCTGGCCGGCTTTTCTGTACGCTGACTGCCATCCATGGCGATGCACGATGATGTGGTGAATCGCTGAGCGGTTCCCGCCTACATATGCTCCCGCTCGCCGGTCTTTTGAGACTTGATGCACCAGCGATACGCTCGCAGGTTCACGGCCTGGGGGGCCGTCTACAGCGCACTCCCCAGAGCGTCTGCTCGAGAGAAACGCTCAAGGTATGCGGCACGGGATTGCTCGAGGGGTGAGGGTAACAGAAAGGCCGTGCGTAGAGCACAAGCATTGCAAGGTATTTGGCATACACCGCGTCTGTGCGCGCGATCGTGCACGCACGGTGAGCGAAACGA
This window harbors:
- a CDS encoding DEAD/DEAH box helicase produces the protein MVAASAARAALAAKLTISDADGDDGLSSDDLLDILEELPPEDAGPALDPELLDRYGLPVPPRLTLQARPYQRDAIRRWLQADGRGVVVLPTGAGKTVVAFHALAEAPVRTLVIVPTIELLRQWHAGLIEKAGLPADSVGMVGGGERTVRPVTVMTYDSAAMPRRRLNEFGLLIVDEVHHLPAPTYRAIAEKASAPWRLGLSATPERADGGHDDLARLIGPEVYRRRPADLAEEGHIARYRENRIYVDLTPEERARYDLLSAEWRWYLSSRRSSLGRGGLFEQLIRQSTHDPAARRALQAQRQARGIALNAQSKIDKVAELLAKHRNEPAIVFAEHVATVEAIGRRLALPTITYRTPPDERRLVLERFRSGAYTKLAAGRVLNEGVDVPDARVAIVVSGSAATREYIQRLGRVLRPKPGEALLYELISRRTTEGKAAYRRRAGSGT
- a CDS encoding DUF790 family protein translates to MPLSAKDVRFTARRAGDGDPQIYPRLMKDRAILANIDVALQYFETMVGEQRRALDPEALVHFFGDYKVARGMVASIGRTYRYRTPLLEEVVSRTAWSKLQRAGVLGPGALRVLLWDAANEDRAGFLDGVRRQQVFSQMEGRFGLRPGQLDRLAALDAPEHAILTRLGQRPRPADVLAEYRRSAVAALLIHSERVELTLARPGAGSLDRLRALAEIDRVEVDLVAESGGGRIAMRGQPDAFGSLARQGRRVARFVARLLDRCGAQVEDGSATVLIRGRRGRLKLSGETLAALTPHPEREPWVGDGWDAPRGWDDAAIWEGIGPGQASEPGWAVRREPEPRAWEGGVVSPDLLVRPVGQDTGSGILVCLLRTAAQAARLAALLPGLRGGEPLLFAGPGELVEPLREAGGWTVELDAPSLAPIVAVVARRALAEGPLTPLGQPAATTERRRRRVA
- a CDS encoding DNRLRE domain-containing protein; the encoded protein is MVAQLSQARSYRRAFALLIFGAIFVLAFGRPEHSASAATGAPTRIEEVRQVGATATPTPISGTTVDSTSAQITFTGWWPTQTNATVIGGSERVGEFGGDAAAFTFTGTSITLVYRQDTNRGQAQISIDGAVVGTLDQYGTAQSQKTVTYNVASGTHTVRVVVQRAKQTASTAYFVGVDAFVVGGGVAATATATATRTPTSPPAATATATRTPTSPPAATATRTPTSPPAATATATRTPTRTPLPTNTAAPTATSGPGTTVDSTSAQITFTGWWPTQNDTAAIGGSERVGEFAGDAAAFTFTGTSVTLVYRQDTNRGQAQISIDGAVVGTLDQYGTAQSQKTVTYNVASGSHTIRIVLSRAKQTASTAYFVGVDAFIVGTAPGPTSTPTLTPTVTRTPAVTLTSTPVPSATVTPTSVPSSGRRINVPRFSGSFVPGQAAVFWYGRVTPSENYTDVRISYSSTDLWVQANVMDMHLRYDPSGQTSRLEEYDSVGVTITAPTGTYRFVSELSWFEARTNYQRSSPAVPFTTTAGWRGNAPNGAFSSTVDDRGWVATFQIPFSSLGISAPADGTVWPLVVTTFDRDDDAGAQRSQASWSGEARFGLPTYTAPTTAAGTVSIRQTTGGPSVPDVAVGGGADCGGAADPVYFDQWGSFNYAGRTDMNVQNQSDIGDWPCFSKYYVTFPLGSVPAGKRIVSARLVLHQFGGSGSTSDTLYPSVIEVSTTDQGWSESTLTWNTAPLARENVSRAVVPVFKDTIVWPGVERTWDVSAAVASAYASGSPLALVLYSPDEPYHSGKYFVTSNTGDWNSAGRPTLEITWGN